The following coding sequences are from one Bufo bufo chromosome 2, aBufBuf1.1, whole genome shotgun sequence window:
- the LOC120992316 gene encoding von Willebrand factor A domain-containing protein 5A-like isoform X1, with amino-acid sequence MPSEIMDCCGLLTQEKQPIPLQGIAVDVHVNGFVADVSATLKYKNKEEKAVEAIFVFPMDEDSAVYSFEATVEGKTIVADLQEKEQAHKTYDEAISQGQQAFLLEEDESSGDIFSCSVGNLLPGQEAEVTLSFVQELQVEADGAVRFVLPAVLNPRYTPKGQKDNVTMTLPELPISEIPYTLSLTARFQSAYGIMKIESNCDLTPLRYTNDDKTQAEVTLAEGHKFDRDVQLLAYFSEVNKPSVTLEEGHSETETGSFMDDAVIMLNFYPSFPETQEQSLCGEFIFVVDRSGSMESPMNSEPNSPQRIQSAKETLVLLMKSLPLGCYFNIYGFGSQFESFFPESVEYTQQSMHDAVEKVNQMQADLGGTEILEPLKKIYETAGRPDHPRQVFIFTDGEVGNTKEVIAEVQRNSHSHRCFTFGIGEGASTALIKGVSRVGNGTYDFITGKDRMQPKVLKALKCALQPTVKDVSINWALPPDVEVNLISHIPIAIYRGQRSIIYAVLKGKLNKETEGEVTLQYKFKDEIFSNQLKFPLKANPKERPTIHRLAAKSLISQLETELDSDEVKKRILETSLQSGVISSLTAFVAVNKDSKALVEGPPVRRFNPPIAMACSMPCPKSLVCYFSAPVALPDMLGGVMDAAYDEALPQDATDPSILLDAPPFIERDEPAPVTDDGSPKTEDTPALFRLISLQNADGSWKPSAELASILGTSEDFKEGCPDAQEMDPSVWATILALIWLHSNCLEQRDEWELLELKAIALVKAKAGSSLDQSIKAGVALLKSSVDPKVFGF; translated from the exons ATGCCGTCCGAGATCATGGACTGTTGCGGCCTCCTAACGCAGGAAAAACAGCCAA TTCCTCTGCAGGGGATCGCAGTTGATGTCCATGTGAATGGCTTTGTGGCTGATGTGTCTGCAACGCTCAAGTACAAAAACAAGGAGGAGAAGGCGGTGGAGGCTATATTTGTCTTCCCCATGGATGAAGACTCTGCGGTCTACAGCTTTGAGGCCACAGTGGAGGGGAAGACCATAGTAGCTGATCTCCAGGAGAAGGAACAG GCACACAAAACCTACGATGAGGCCATCAGCCAAGGCCAGCAGGCTTTTCTTCTGGAAGAAGACGAAAGTTCTGGTGACATCTTCAGCTGCAGTGTTGGGAATCTACTACCTGGTCAGGAAGCTGAAGTGACCCTGAGCTTTGTTCAAGAGCTGCAGGTTGAAGCCGATGGTGCTGTGCGTTTTGTTTTACCTGCAGTCCTCAATCCCCGATACACCCCAAAAG GACAAAAGGACAATGTGACCATGACTCTACCGGAGCTGCCAATAAGTGAGATCCCATACACTCTGAGCCTGACTGCTAGATTTCAGTCTGCATACGGTATAATGAAGATTGAGTCTAACTGTGACCTCACACCTCTGAGGTACACCAACGACGACAAAACTCAGGCCGAG GTGACGCTGGCAGAGGGACATAAGTTTGATAGAGACGTCCAACTTCTTGCCTACTTCTCGGAGGTGAACAAGCCAAGCGTTACATTGGAGGAGGGACATTCTGAAACTGAAACAg GTTCCTTCATGGATGATGCTGTTATTATGCTGAATTTCTACCCCAGTTTCCCAGAGACCCAAGAACAGTCCTTGTGTGGAGAGTTTATCTTTGTGGTCGACCGGTCTGGAAGCATGGAGTCTCCAATGAACTCTGAGCCAAACTCTCCACAACGTATTCAGAGTGCAAAG GAGACCCTGGTTCTTCTAATGAAGAGTTTGCCTCTCGGATGTTACTTCAATATCTATGGTTTTGGGTCCCAGTTTGAGTCCTTTTTCCC GGAAAGCGTGGAGTACACCCAACAATCAATGCATGATGCTGTTGAAAAGGTCAATCAAATGCAAGCAGACTTAGGAGGGACCGAGATCCTTGaaccattaaaaaaaatctacgaAACAGCAGGAAGACCAGACCACCCCCGGCAG GTTTTTATCTTCACTGATGGAGAGGTTGGGAACACTAAAGAAGTGATTGCTGAAGTCCAGAGAAATTCACACAGTCATAG GTGTTTCACTTTCGGCATTGGAGAAGGCGCCTCTACTgcgctcattaaaggggtttcacGGGTTGGAAACGGCACATATGACTTCATAACTGGGAAAGACCGGATGCAGCCCAAG GTTCTTAAAGCATTGAAGTGTGCCCTACAGCCCACCGTGAAGGATGTCTCCATAAACTGGGCCCTTCCTCCTGACGTGGAAGTAAATTTAATTTCTCACATCCCCATTGCGATTTATAGAGGTCAGAGGTCTATCATTTATGCAGTGCTGAAAGGGAAG CTGAATAAGGAGACAGAAGGTGAAGTAACTCTTCAATACAAGTTTAAAGATGAGATCTTTTCAAACCAATTAAAGTTCCCATTAAAGGCCAACCCCAAAGAAAG ACCCACCATCCACCGATTGGCAGCTAAGTCTCTTATCTCCCAGCTGGAGACTGAGTTGGACTCCGATGAGGTCAAGAAGAGAATCCTGGAGACCAGTCTACAGTCTGGAGTCATCTCTTCTCTTACAGCCTTTGTAGCTGTCAATAAGGACTCCAAGGCCCTGGTGGAGGGTCCTCCTGTGCGCAGATTCAACCCTCCTATTG CAATGGCTTGTTCTATGCCTTGTCCAAAAAGTTTGGTATGCTACTTCTCAGCCCCTGTGGCATTACCTGACATGTTGGGTGGAGTGATGGATGCTGCATATGACGAGGCACTGCCACAGGATGCTACAGATCCATCCATACTGCTTGATGCTCCTCCATTTATAGAGCGTGATGAACCAGCACCTG TAACAGATGATGGCTCTCCTAAGACAGAGGATACCCCCGCTCTGTTCAGGCTGATTTCTCTGCAGAATGCAGACGGATCCTGGAAACCTAGCGCTGAGCTGGCATCAATTCTGGGAACATCAGAAGACTTCAAAGAAGGCTGCCCTGATGCG CAGGAAATGGATCCGTCAGTGTGGGCAACAATCCTGGCCTTGATCTGGCTTCACAGCAACTGTTTGGAACAGAGGGATGAATGGGAGCTACTCGAGCTGAAGGCCATTGCCTTAGTGAAGGCAAAAGCTG GTTCTTCTCTGGATCAGTCTATCAAAGCaggagttgcattactgaaatcttCTGTGGATCCCAAAGTGTTTGGTTTCTGA
- the LOC120992316 gene encoding von Willebrand factor A domain-containing protein 5A-like isoform X2 — MPSEIMDCCGLLTQEKQPIPLQGIAVDVHVNGFVADVSATLKYKNKEEKAVEAIFVFPMDEDSAVYSFEATVEGKTIVADLQEKEQAHKTYDEAISQGQQAFLLEEDESSGDIFSCSVGNLLPGQEAEVTLSFVQELQVEADGAVRFVLPAVLNPRYTPKGQKDNVTMTLPELPISEIPYTLSLTARFQSAYGIMKIESNCDLTPLRYTNDDKTQAEVTLAEGHKFDRDVQLLAYFSEVNKPSVTLEEGHSETETGSFMDDAVIMLNFYPSFPETQEQSLCGEFIFVVDRSGSMESPMNSEPNSPQRIQSAKETLVLLMKSLPLGCYFNIYGFGSQFESFFPESVEYTQQSMHDAVEKVNQMQADLGGTEILEPLKKIYETAGRPDHPRQVFIFTDGEVGNTKEVIAEVQRNSHSHRCFTFGIGEGASTALIKGVSRVGNGTYDFITGKDRMQPKVLKALKCALQPTVKDVSINWALPPDVEVNLISHIPIAIYRGQRSIIYAVLKGKLNKETEGEVTLQYKFKDEIFSNQLKFPLKANPKERPTIHRLAAKSLISQLETELDSDEVKKRILETSLQSGVISSLTAFVAVNKDSKALVEGPPVRRFNPPIAMACSMPCPKSLVCYFSAPVALPDMLGGVMDAAYDEALPQDATDPSILLDAPPFIERDEPAPVTDDGSPKTEDTPALFRLISLQNADGSWKPSAELASILGTSEDFKEGCPDAEMDPSVWATILALIWLHSNCLEQRDEWELLELKAIALVKAKAGSSLDQSIKAGVALLKSSVDPKVFGF; from the exons ATGCCGTCCGAGATCATGGACTGTTGCGGCCTCCTAACGCAGGAAAAACAGCCAA TTCCTCTGCAGGGGATCGCAGTTGATGTCCATGTGAATGGCTTTGTGGCTGATGTGTCTGCAACGCTCAAGTACAAAAACAAGGAGGAGAAGGCGGTGGAGGCTATATTTGTCTTCCCCATGGATGAAGACTCTGCGGTCTACAGCTTTGAGGCCACAGTGGAGGGGAAGACCATAGTAGCTGATCTCCAGGAGAAGGAACAG GCACACAAAACCTACGATGAGGCCATCAGCCAAGGCCAGCAGGCTTTTCTTCTGGAAGAAGACGAAAGTTCTGGTGACATCTTCAGCTGCAGTGTTGGGAATCTACTACCTGGTCAGGAAGCTGAAGTGACCCTGAGCTTTGTTCAAGAGCTGCAGGTTGAAGCCGATGGTGCTGTGCGTTTTGTTTTACCTGCAGTCCTCAATCCCCGATACACCCCAAAAG GACAAAAGGACAATGTGACCATGACTCTACCGGAGCTGCCAATAAGTGAGATCCCATACACTCTGAGCCTGACTGCTAGATTTCAGTCTGCATACGGTATAATGAAGATTGAGTCTAACTGTGACCTCACACCTCTGAGGTACACCAACGACGACAAAACTCAGGCCGAG GTGACGCTGGCAGAGGGACATAAGTTTGATAGAGACGTCCAACTTCTTGCCTACTTCTCGGAGGTGAACAAGCCAAGCGTTACATTGGAGGAGGGACATTCTGAAACTGAAACAg GTTCCTTCATGGATGATGCTGTTATTATGCTGAATTTCTACCCCAGTTTCCCAGAGACCCAAGAACAGTCCTTGTGTGGAGAGTTTATCTTTGTGGTCGACCGGTCTGGAAGCATGGAGTCTCCAATGAACTCTGAGCCAAACTCTCCACAACGTATTCAGAGTGCAAAG GAGACCCTGGTTCTTCTAATGAAGAGTTTGCCTCTCGGATGTTACTTCAATATCTATGGTTTTGGGTCCCAGTTTGAGTCCTTTTTCCC GGAAAGCGTGGAGTACACCCAACAATCAATGCATGATGCTGTTGAAAAGGTCAATCAAATGCAAGCAGACTTAGGAGGGACCGAGATCCTTGaaccattaaaaaaaatctacgaAACAGCAGGAAGACCAGACCACCCCCGGCAG GTTTTTATCTTCACTGATGGAGAGGTTGGGAACACTAAAGAAGTGATTGCTGAAGTCCAGAGAAATTCACACAGTCATAG GTGTTTCACTTTCGGCATTGGAGAAGGCGCCTCTACTgcgctcattaaaggggtttcacGGGTTGGAAACGGCACATATGACTTCATAACTGGGAAAGACCGGATGCAGCCCAAG GTTCTTAAAGCATTGAAGTGTGCCCTACAGCCCACCGTGAAGGATGTCTCCATAAACTGGGCCCTTCCTCCTGACGTGGAAGTAAATTTAATTTCTCACATCCCCATTGCGATTTATAGAGGTCAGAGGTCTATCATTTATGCAGTGCTGAAAGGGAAG CTGAATAAGGAGACAGAAGGTGAAGTAACTCTTCAATACAAGTTTAAAGATGAGATCTTTTCAAACCAATTAAAGTTCCCATTAAAGGCCAACCCCAAAGAAAG ACCCACCATCCACCGATTGGCAGCTAAGTCTCTTATCTCCCAGCTGGAGACTGAGTTGGACTCCGATGAGGTCAAGAAGAGAATCCTGGAGACCAGTCTACAGTCTGGAGTCATCTCTTCTCTTACAGCCTTTGTAGCTGTCAATAAGGACTCCAAGGCCCTGGTGGAGGGTCCTCCTGTGCGCAGATTCAACCCTCCTATTG CAATGGCTTGTTCTATGCCTTGTCCAAAAAGTTTGGTATGCTACTTCTCAGCCCCTGTGGCATTACCTGACATGTTGGGTGGAGTGATGGATGCTGCATATGACGAGGCACTGCCACAGGATGCTACAGATCCATCCATACTGCTTGATGCTCCTCCATTTATAGAGCGTGATGAACCAGCACCTG TAACAGATGATGGCTCTCCTAAGACAGAGGATACCCCCGCTCTGTTCAGGCTGATTTCTCTGCAGAATGCAGACGGATCCTGGAAACCTAGCGCTGAGCTGGCATCAATTCTGGGAACATCAGAAGACTTCAAAGAAGGCTGCCCTGATGCG GAAATGGATCCGTCAGTGTGGGCAACAATCCTGGCCTTGATCTGGCTTCACAGCAACTGTTTGGAACAGAGGGATGAATGGGAGCTACTCGAGCTGAAGGCCATTGCCTTAGTGAAGGCAAAAGCTG GTTCTTCTCTGGATCAGTCTATCAAAGCaggagttgcattactgaaatcttCTGTGGATCCCAAAGTGTTTGGTTTCTGA